The Columba livia isolate bColLiv1 breed racing homer chromosome 21, bColLiv1.pat.W.v2, whole genome shotgun sequence genome has a segment encoding these proteins:
- the LOC102093138 gene encoding forkhead-associated domain-containing protein 1 isoform X12, giving the protein MKHELGEREVIIACRNRIEELERDLGRLQEEIQKCSTEQESTRNQLAQKAKAEEELKETCARQVLQLREMGRRERLLRAELGQGKEQLESFKTRVMRACSPAAACIAGKAVTEQQVIEKVGEICKENQQSHEREKGLQEELSSRLSKEKEVSANLEVFKKSVCGLQECLRSSCSSDSLRGQLGRLEVTILDPSVLAIGVAVVEMASVLLSWLEDTEQLLASTGMDPHASSKGLLAALRELLEDYQEATQRKRLLQAQLEKVQESQAALLQEHVKELEAKHKHDLQTKINQIILEKDKDNKEILESTIAKEKDKCKQSLEEEQKKTQDLESHLRSVTEVMEKKAKEQEVSDCKLREAVRNLEEAATREITLQQQVLVRDEQLKTIQEENEFQRRKLEEEILEYKEQIKQHSLTIVTLEERLVETKQQQKTLEEENAALVEKLEGFQGDAHQSTSGTCLEASPAAEMPGCVKFREELAAAQSILLSKEAVIAGLTRELVETRARMSDMRGELGEEQKVELERNLSQVKRQERELNLLREKLCQMSSLVEKKDGALKAAAEELRRARDDCQALRDAARETAEETEDAPGIPVQAGEASERCWKREEHKGGCSSRWRDCRGIVQPVPQRWQPACQRGRLDAWGPSADSQPDDEREEPALDLADLGAKCRGLRHEETIQRQKEGLGELRERIKMLEKMQSSVVMNKVSEPLVVLMKDLPEDIVQKTGLEKEPAAVSGVKLKTSKVPGSGLNGATNEAMSSKMADEMDLGEKMYLDVLGALGRLLKMEELSGMQPLKHLPREGRQEAGLQRRKDLALLYDKIRHLKSCLERKEEMLKDYESNVEQLRLNQASLQRCQEEMSKLDTEVYKEAEEKALLREALERTQLQLSQEKQLLRAAKLQKPGAKKPFCSGKLKAKHHAAGGFKKGST; this is encoded by the exons ATGAAACATGAACTTGGAGAGCGAGAAGTAATAATTGCGTGCCGAAAT CGCATCGAGGAGCTGGAACGTGacctggggaggctgcaggaggaAATCCAGAAGTGTAGCACTGAGCAGGAGAGCACCCGAAACCAGCTGGCCCAGAAAGCCAAG GCTGAGGAGGAGCTGAAGGAAACCTGTGCCAGGCAAGTGCTGCAGCTGCGGGAGATGGGGCGCAGGGAGCGGCTGCTGCGAGCGGAGCTGGGGCAGGGCAAGGAGCAG CTGGAGTCCTTCAAAACCCGAGTGATGCGAGCctgttctccagcagcagcgTGCATTGCGGGGAAAGCCGTAACGGAGCAGCAG GTGATAGAGAAGGTCGGGGAGATCtgcaaagaaaaccaacaaagtCATGAGAGAGAGAAGGGTCTGCAGGAGGAATTAAGCTCCAGGCTCTCGAAGGAAAAGGAGGTGTCTGCAAATCTGGAGGTGTTCAAGAAATCTGTGTGTGGGCTCCAG GAGTGCCTgaggagctcctgcagcagtgACAGCCTGCGAGGGcagctggggaggctggaggtgaCAATCCTGGACCCCTCCGTCTTGGCCATTGGAGTggctgtggtggagatggcatcTGTCCTCCTGTCCTGGCTGGAGGacacagagcagctcctggcCAGCACAGGGATGGACCCGCATGCCTCCAGCAAAG GGCTCTTGGCTGCTCTCAGGGAATTGTTGGAGGATTATCAGGAAGCCACACAGAGGAAGAGGCTATTACAG GCTCAATTAGAGAAGGTCCAGGAGTCGCAGGCGGCTTTGCTGCAGGAGCACGTGAAGGAGCTGGAAGCGAAACACAAGCACGACctacagacaaaaataaatcaaatcatATTGGAAAAGGACAAGGACAACAAAGAG ATTCTGGAGAGCACCATCGCCAAGGAGAAGGACAAGTGCAAGCAGTCCCTggaggaagaacagaagaagaCCCAAGACCTGGAGAGCCACCTGCGAAGCGTGACCGAG GTAAtggaaaagaaggcaaaagagcaggaGGTTTCAGACTGCAAACTGAGAGAAGCTGTGCGCAACCTGGAGGAAGCTGCGACACGAGAG ATAACGTTGCAGCAACAGGTTCTCGTGCGAGACGAGCAGCTCAAGACCATTCAGGAGGAGAATGAGTTTCAGAGGCGGAAACTGGAAGAAGAAATACTGGAATATAAAGAGCAAATAAAGCAACATTCCCTGACAATTGTGACCTTAGAGGAAAGGTTGGTGGAgaccaagcagcagcagaagacgCTGGAGGAGGAAAATGCAGCGCTTGTGGAAAAATTAGAAG GATTTCAGGGTGATGCTCACCAGTCAACATCAGGAACTTGTCTGGAGgcttctcctgctgcagagATGCCCGGCTGTGT GAAATTCAGGGAGGAGCTGGCAGCGGCGCAGAGCATCCTCCTGTCCAAGGAGGCCGTCATCGCCGGACTCACCAGAGAGCTGGTGGAAACCAGGGCCAGGATGTCAGACATGAGAG GGGAGCTGGGCGAGGAGCAGAAGGTGGAACTGGAGCGGAACCTGAGCCAGGTGAAACGTCAAGAGCGGGAACTGAACCTGCTCAGAGAGAAGCTCTGCCAGATGTCCAGCCTGGTGGAGAAGAAGGATGGAGCCCTGAAAGCAGCAGCCGAAGAGTTAAG ACGAGCCCGAGACGACTGCCAGGCACTGAGGGATGCCGCCCGAGAAACGGCTGAAGAGACGGAAGATGCTCCTGGGATACCCGTGCAGGCGGGTGAAGCCTCTGAGAGG TGCTGGAAACGGGAAGAACACAAAGGTGGGTGCAGCAGCAGATGGAGGGACTGTAGAGGGATCGTACAGCCCGTTCCGCAGCGGTGGCAGCCAGCCTGCCAGCGAGGAAGGCTGGATGCGTGGGGGCCAAGCGCTGACTCACAGCCAGATGACGAGCGGGAG GAGCCGGCATTGGACTTGGCCGACCTCGGTGCAAAATGCCGAGGCCTCAGGCACGAGGAAACGATCCAGCGCCAAAAAGAAGGTTTGGGTGAGCTCCGGGAGAGAATAAAGATGCTGGAGAAGATGCAGTCCTCGG TTGTCATGAACAAGGTTTCGGAGCCACTAGTGGTCCTGATGAAAGACCTACCAGAGGACATAGTCCAGAAAACAGGTCTTGAGAAGGAAcctgcagctgtgtcaggaGTGAAGCTAAAAACCAGCAAG GTTCCTGGCTCTGGTCTGAATGGGGCCACCAATGAGGCAATGAGCTCGAAGATGGCAGATGAGATGGACCTTGGTGAGAAGATG TACCTGGATGTTCTTGGTGCTCTGGGCAGGCTGCTGAAGATGGAGGAGCTGTCGGGAATGCAGCCTCTGAAGCATCTTCCTCGGGAGGGGAGGCAGGAAGCTGGACTGCAGAGACGGAAGGACCTGGCACTGCTGTATGATAAGATCAGGCACCTCAAGAGCTGtctggagagaaaagaagaaatgctgaaagatTACGAGTCAAACGTGGAGCAACTCAG GTTGAACCAAGCGTCTCTGCAGAGATGCCAGGAGGAGATGTCCAAGCTGGACACTGAGGTCTACAAGGaggcagaagagaaggctctgctGAGGGAGGCCCTGGAGAGGACACAGCTCCAGCTGAGccaggagaagcagctgctgcgAGCAGCCAAACTGCAGAAG CCTGGAGCCAAGAAGCCCTTCTGCTCGGGAAAACTGAAGGCCAAACACCATGCAGCAGGAGGCTTCAAGAAGGGAAGCACATAG
- the LOC102093138 gene encoding forkhead-associated domain-containing protein 1 isoform X14: MEPSCSLGENQLGFFQEPALDLADLGAKCRGLRHEETIQRQKEGLGELRERIKMLEKMQSSVVMNKVSEPLVVLMKDLPEDIVQKTGLEKEPAAVSGVKLKTSKVPGSGLNGATNEAMSSKMADEMDLGEKMYLDVLGALGRLLKMEELSGMQPLKHLPREGRQEAGLQRRKDLALLYDKIRHLKSCLERKEEMLKDYESNVEQLRLNQASLQRCQEEMSKLDTEVYKEAEEKALLREALERTQLQLSQEKQLLRAAKLQKPGAKKPFCSGKLKAKHHAAGGFKKGST, encoded by the exons ATGGAGCCAAGCTGCAGCCTGGGCGAGAACCAGCTGGGCTTCTTCCAGGAGCCGGCATTGGACTTGGCCGACCTCGGTGCAAAATGCCGAGGCCTCAGGCACGAGGAAACGATCCAGCGCCAAAAAGAAGGTTTGGGTGAGCTCCGGGAGAGAATAAAGATGCTGGAGAAGATGCAGTCCTCGG TTGTCATGAACAAGGTTTCGGAGCCACTAGTGGTCCTGATGAAAGACCTACCAGAGGACATAGTCCAGAAAACAGGTCTTGAGAAGGAAcctgcagctgtgtcaggaGTGAAGCTAAAAACCAGCAAG GTTCCTGGCTCTGGTCTGAATGGGGCCACCAATGAGGCAATGAGCTCGAAGATGGCAGATGAGATGGACCTTGGTGAGAAGATG TACCTGGATGTTCTTGGTGCTCTGGGCAGGCTGCTGAAGATGGAGGAGCTGTCGGGAATGCAGCCTCTGAAGCATCTTCCTCGGGAGGGGAGGCAGGAAGCTGGACTGCAGAGACGGAAGGACCTGGCACTGCTGTATGATAAGATCAGGCACCTCAAGAGCTGtctggagagaaaagaagaaatgctgaaagatTACGAGTCAAACGTGGAGCAACTCAG GTTGAACCAAGCGTCTCTGCAGAGATGCCAGGAGGAGATGTCCAAGCTGGACACTGAGGTCTACAAGGaggcagaagagaaggctctgctGAGGGAGGCCCTGGAGAGGACACAGCTCCAGCTGAGccaggagaagcagctgctgcgAGCAGCCAAACTGCAGAAG CCTGGAGCCAAGAAGCCCTTCTGCTCGGGAAAACTGAAGGCCAAACACCATGCAGCAGGAGGCTTCAAGAAGGGAAGCACATAG
- the LOC102093138 gene encoding forkhead-associated domain-containing protein 1 isoform X16, translated as MNKVSEPLVVLMKDLPEDIVQKTGLEKEPAAVSGVKLKTSKVPGSGLNGATNEAMSSKMADEMDLGEKMYLDVLGALGRLLKMEELSGMQPLKHLPREGRQEAGLQRRKDLALLYDKIRHLKSCLERKEEMLKDYESNVEQLRLNQASLQRCQEEMSKLDTEVYKEAEEKALLREALERTQLQLSQEKQLLRAAKLQKPGAKKPFCSGKLKAKHHAAGGFKKGST; from the exons ATGAACAAGGTTTCGGAGCCACTAGTGGTCCTGATGAAAGACCTACCAGAGGACATAGTCCAGAAAACAGGTCTTGAGAAGGAAcctgcagctgtgtcaggaGTGAAGCTAAAAACCAGCAAG GTTCCTGGCTCTGGTCTGAATGGGGCCACCAATGAGGCAATGAGCTCGAAGATGGCAGATGAGATGGACCTTGGTGAGAAGATG TACCTGGATGTTCTTGGTGCTCTGGGCAGGCTGCTGAAGATGGAGGAGCTGTCGGGAATGCAGCCTCTGAAGCATCTTCCTCGGGAGGGGAGGCAGGAAGCTGGACTGCAGAGACGGAAGGACCTGGCACTGCTGTATGATAAGATCAGGCACCTCAAGAGCTGtctggagagaaaagaagaaatgctgaaagatTACGAGTCAAACGTGGAGCAACTCAG GTTGAACCAAGCGTCTCTGCAGAGATGCCAGGAGGAGATGTCCAAGCTGGACACTGAGGTCTACAAGGaggcagaagagaaggctctgctGAGGGAGGCCCTGGAGAGGACACAGCTCCAGCTGAGccaggagaagcagctgctgcgAGCAGCCAAACTGCAGAAG CCTGGAGCCAAGAAGCCCTTCTGCTCGGGAAAACTGAAGGCCAAACACCATGCAGCAGGAGGCTTCAAGAAGGGAAGCACATAG